In Deltaproteobacteria bacterium, the following are encoded in one genomic region:
- the ftsW gene encoding putative lipid II flippase FtsW: MTDRTTFDFPILLVTMVLLGLGVVMVYSSSAILAADRFRDSFYFLKKQALFATVGFFLMVVVMHLDYHFWERLAYPILGACFLLLVLVLVVGTRAGGSTRWLYLGSLSFQPSEPCKLGLVVFLSHFLAKKGEKIKSFQFGFLPAVLISGTAILLIISQPDFGVALFLGIMVILMLFVAGTRLSYIFSLGLLAIPALYYLIAKVPYRVQRIMSYLNPWNDPRGISFQIVQSFVAFGAGGFFGAGLGQGKQKLFFLPAPHTDFIFSVIGEEMGLVGAFIVLGLYLVLTVRGVRVSLAAPDEFGTFLGLGITSLISLQALINMAVVLGLLPTKGLTLPLISYGGTSLVTSLVSVGILLNISSQTRY; the protein is encoded by the coding sequence ATGACAGATCGGACCACATTCGATTTTCCCATACTGCTCGTAACCATGGTCCTTCTGGGACTGGGTGTCGTCATGGTGTACAGTTCCAGCGCGATTCTGGCGGCCGACCGATTCAGGGACAGCTTCTACTTTCTCAAGAAACAGGCCCTGTTTGCCACGGTGGGGTTCTTCCTCATGGTCGTGGTGATGCATCTAGACTATCACTTCTGGGAGAGACTTGCCTACCCGATTCTGGGCGCGTGTTTTCTCCTTCTCGTGTTGGTCCTGGTGGTCGGTACAAGGGCAGGGGGATCGACCCGGTGGCTCTACCTGGGATCTCTCTCCTTTCAGCCTTCGGAGCCGTGTAAGTTGGGTTTGGTCGTCTTTTTATCCCATTTTCTCGCTAAGAAGGGGGAGAAGATCAAGTCCTTTCAATTCGGCTTCCTCCCCGCTGTTCTTATATCCGGGACGGCCATTCTCCTGATCATAAGCCAGCCGGATTTCGGGGTTGCCCTCTTCCTGGGGATCATGGTAATCCTCATGCTCTTTGTGGCGGGAACGAGGCTTTCCTATATCTTCTCTCTGGGACTCCTGGCCATACCGGCCCTCTACTACCTCATTGCGAAGGTTCCTTACCGGGTTCAACGAATCATGAGCTACCTGAACCCGTGGAACGATCCGAGGGGTATCAGTTTCCAGATCGTTCAGTCATTTGTCGCCTTCGGGGCGGGCGGGTTCTTCGGAGCCGGTTTGGGCCAGGGGAAACAGAAACTCTTCTTTCTCCCGGCACCGCACACGGATTTCATCTTTTCCGTGATCGGGGAGGAGATGGGGCTTGTCGGGGCTTTCATTGTTCTCGGACTCTATCTGGTCCTTACCGTGAGGGGGGTCAGGGTCTCCCTGGCAGCACCGGACGAGTTCGGGACCTTTCTCGGACTGGGGATCACTTCGCTGATTTCGCTCCAGGCCCTTATCAACATGGCCGTTGTTCTCGGCCTGCTTCCCACAAAGGGATTGACCCTTCCCCTCATAAGTTACGGGGGGACATCCCTGGTGACGAGTCTCGTGTCGGTGGGAATCCTGCTCAACATCTCGTCCCAGACCCGTTACTGA
- the murD gene encoding UDP-N-acetylmuramoyl-L-alanine--D-glutamate ligase: MNLEGMEVLVVGLARTGTAAARFLSRRGARVVGTDVRNRGDLERESPELKDLDVELRVGESQAEESFLRAELIVLSPGVPPSIRPIVEARRRGIPVVGEIELASWFITIPIVAVTGTNGKTTTTLLIGEMLKRAGRRIFVGGNVGNPLINLAGDEGDREIAVVELSSFQLETIGRFRPALAVLLNITEDHLDRYTSFDSYLEAKSRLFINQEETDVSILNWEDRLVKRAASACRARKLFFNLPGGESEGAFFDGERIVVRGIEGEEVYYPGRSGLVGGHNRENMMAAILSARLYGCPRDAVQTALEEFEGLPHRLEFVRETGGVRYFNDSKATNVGAAVKSLQAFSGPVILIAGGRDKGGDYAPLKGPILERVEHLILIGEAADRMERELGAVAKIIRAESLEEAVGEAHLLARPGDTVLLSPACSSYDMFRDYEERGEVFKALVKRLGGPAKTGGSGAAREKNRRAETSPT; the protein is encoded by the coding sequence ATGAATCTGGAGGGCATGGAGGTGCTGGTAGTCGGTCTGGCTCGGACGGGTACTGCCGCGGCCCGGTTTCTCTCCAGGCGCGGTGCCAGGGTTGTGGGGACCGACGTCCGGAACAGGGGGGATCTGGAAAGAGAGTCCCCGGAGCTGAAGGATCTCGATGTGGAACTCCGGGTGGGCGAGTCACAGGCAGAGGAGAGTTTCCTAAGGGCTGAACTGATCGTCCTAAGCCCGGGTGTTCCCCCTTCTATCAGGCCTATTGTCGAGGCAAGACGGAGGGGAATACCGGTTGTGGGTGAAATCGAACTGGCCTCCTGGTTCATAACGATACCCATTGTCGCCGTCACGGGGACGAACGGAAAGACGACCACCACACTGCTGATAGGAGAGATGCTGAAGAGGGCCGGACGGCGGATCTTCGTGGGGGGCAACGTGGGAAATCCCCTGATCAATCTCGCCGGCGACGAGGGGGACAGAGAGATCGCCGTGGTGGAACTGAGCAGCTTCCAGTTGGAGACGATCGGTAGATTCAGGCCGGCCCTTGCCGTTCTGCTAAACATTACGGAGGATCATCTCGACCGCTATACGAGCTTTGATTCCTACCTGGAGGCCAAGTCGAGACTCTTCATCAATCAGGAGGAGACAGATGTCTCCATCCTCAATTGGGAGGACCGTCTGGTAAAGAGGGCTGCATCGGCGTGCAGAGCCAGGAAACTCTTCTTCAACCTTCCCGGCGGAGAGTCGGAAGGGGCCTTCTTCGACGGAGAACGGATAGTAGTGAGAGGGATCGAAGGGGAAGAGGTCTACTATCCCGGCAGGAGCGGGCTGGTGGGGGGCCACAACAGGGAGAACATGATGGCGGCAATCCTGAGCGCCAGGTTGTATGGGTGTCCGAGAGATGCGGTCCAAACCGCTCTCGAGGAGTTTGAGGGGCTGCCACACCGCCTTGAGTTCGTCAGGGAAACAGGAGGGGTCAGATACTTCAACGATTCCAAGGCAACCAATGTGGGAGCCGCAGTCAAATCCCTGCAGGCTTTTTCCGGTCCGGTGATTCTCATCGCCGGGGGGAGGGACAAGGGAGGTGACTATGCCCCCCTGAAAGGTCCCATCCTGGAAAGGGTCGAACATCTGATCCTCATCGGTGAGGCCGCCGACAGGATGGAGCGGGAGCTCGGGGCCGTGGCCAAGATCATCCGGGCTGAATCTCTGGAGGAGGCAGTGGGAGAGGCGCATCTTCTGGCTCGGCCTGGAGATACGGTACTGCTCTCACCTGCCTGTTCGAGCTATGACATGTTCCGGGACTACGAGGAGCGGGGAGAAGTCTTCAAAGCCCTGGTGAAAAGGCTGGGCGGTCCAGCCAAGACCGGAGGCTCCGGAGCTGCCCGGGAAAAGAACAGAAGAGCAGAGACATCTCCGACATGA